A region of Plantactinospora sp. BC1 DNA encodes the following proteins:
- a CDS encoding cellulose binding domain-containing protein — protein MLRRPLLSIVLAALAVALGTVVVARPALPAEAPAPVRIMPLGDSITGSPGCWRSILWNRLQDTGYTDIDFVGTLGPQGCGQPYDGENEGHGGALVTTVADQNQLPPWLAATRPDVVLMHFGTNDVWSNRATSTILAAYGKLVDQMRASNPAMKILVAKIIPMAPSTCAECGQRVVALNDAIPGWAASKSTAGSPIVVVDQWTGFSTGSDTYDGVHPNAAGDQKMSDRWYPALAAVLDGVTPTPPPTRTPTPPPTRTPTPPPTATTAPPAGGCTATYRSIGQWQGGFQGEVTVANNGTTAGRSWTAELAFAAGQQVSQAWNATVSQSGGTVTARNVGWNGSLAPGGTATFGFVGSWTGSNPAPAVSCTLG, from the coding sequence ATGCTCCGCAGGCCCCTGCTCAGCATCGTGCTCGCCGCGCTCGCCGTCGCGCTCGGCACGGTCGTCGTGGCCAGACCCGCGCTACCGGCGGAGGCACCGGCACCCGTGCGCATCATGCCGCTCGGCGACTCGATCACCGGTTCCCCGGGCTGTTGGCGCTCCATCCTCTGGAACCGGTTGCAGGACACCGGGTACACCGACATCGACTTCGTCGGCACGCTCGGCCCGCAGGGCTGCGGACAGCCGTACGACGGGGAGAACGAGGGGCACGGCGGCGCCCTGGTGACCACCGTGGCCGACCAGAACCAGTTGCCGCCGTGGCTCGCCGCCACCCGCCCGGACGTCGTACTGATGCACTTCGGCACCAACGACGTCTGGAGCAACCGGGCCACCTCGACCATCCTCGCCGCGTACGGGAAGCTGGTGGACCAGATGCGGGCCAGCAACCCGGCGATGAAGATCCTGGTCGCGAAGATCATCCCGATGGCGCCGAGCACCTGCGCCGAGTGTGGCCAGCGGGTGGTGGCGCTCAACGACGCCATTCCGGGCTGGGCGGCGTCGAAGAGCACCGCCGGATCGCCGATCGTGGTGGTCGACCAGTGGACCGGCTTCAGCACGGGCAGCGACACCTACGACGGGGTGCACCCCAACGCCGCCGGGGACCAGAAGATGTCCGACCGGTGGTATCCGGCGCTGGCGGCGGTGCTGGACGGCGTCACGCCCACCCCGCCGCCGACCCGTACCCCGACCCCACCGCCGACCCGGACCCCGACCCCGCCGCCGACCGCCACCACCGCACCACCGGCCGGCGGCTGTACGGCGACCTACCGCAGCATCGGGCAGTGGCAGGGCGGCTTCCAGGGTGAGGTGACGGTTGCCAACAACGGCACCACGGCGGGCCGGTCCTGGACGGCCGAGCTGGCCTTCGCTGCCGGTCAACAGGTCAGTCAGGCCTGGAACGCCACCGTGTCGCAGAGCGGCGGCACGGTGACCGCCCGGAACGTCGGCTGGAACGGCTCGCTCGCGCCCGGCGGTACGGCCACGTTCGGCTTCGTCGGCAGTTGGACAGGCAGCAATCCGGCCCCGGCGGTCAGCTGCACACTCGGCTGA
- a CDS encoding nuclear transport factor 2 family protein yields MSDDTRVAALREAERRLQAAQLASDVAELDRLLDERLVFTGPDGNHYGKQDDLRVHRTGEQVLTEVREEELTVLVSGDTGVSWFLGTLAGTMAGTPFTARVRYTRTWIHVDGGGWRLLAAHVSAV; encoded by the coding sequence ATGTCCGATGACACCAGGGTGGCGGCGCTGCGCGAGGCCGAGCGGCGGCTCCAGGCGGCCCAGCTCGCCTCGGACGTCGCCGAGCTGGACCGACTGCTCGACGAACGACTCGTCTTCACCGGCCCGGACGGCAACCACTACGGCAAGCAGGACGACCTGCGGGTGCACCGCACCGGGGAGCAGGTCCTGACCGAGGTCCGCGAGGAGGAGTTGACCGTCCTGGTCAGCGGCGACACCGGGGTCAGCTGGTTTCTCGGCACCCTGGCCGGGACGATGGCCGGCACGCCGTTCACGGCACGGGTGCGGTACACGCGCACCTGGATCCATGTCGACGGTGGCGGGTGGCGACTGCTGGCGGCACACGTCAGCGCCGTATGA
- a CDS encoding signal peptidase I has translation MRDGIYVGQAEIDGAENGGWLLGHFMPPGVDVRHSAEVEVKWGVHPAGDTRAEWVTGERRTALLVLVSGRFHVELRDRTVVLTRPGDYVVWGPGVDHSWLAPEPAVVLTVRWPSVAGYKVAAS, from the coding sequence GTGCGGGACGGCATCTACGTCGGCCAGGCGGAGATCGACGGCGCGGAGAACGGCGGCTGGCTGCTCGGCCACTTCATGCCGCCCGGCGTGGACGTGCGGCACAGCGCCGAGGTGGAGGTCAAGTGGGGGGTGCACCCGGCCGGTGACACCCGGGCCGAGTGGGTGACCGGAGAACGGCGTACCGCCCTGCTGGTGCTGGTCTCCGGTCGGTTCCACGTCGAGCTGCGGGACCGTACCGTCGTGCTGACCAGACCGGGTGACTACGTCGTCTGGGGACCCGGGGTCGACCACTCCTGGCTGGCTCCGGAACCGGCGGTGGTGCTCACGGTCCGCTGGCCGTCGGTGGCCGGCTACAAGGTCGCGGCGAGCTGA
- a CDS encoding MBL fold metallo-hydrolase yields MTEHDVAVRRLDLGYFVRSAAEAGEPHPRVEPAYGYLVRRPEGLLLFDTGIGELDPETEARYRPVRRPVLAALAAAGIGLDEIALVVNCHLHFDHCGGNPALAGRRIVVQRAELAVARQPGHTIPELVDFPGARYEELDGEAEIWPEVWILPTPGHTVGHQSLVVRQPDGTLVLAGQAHDFAFQFGSAQLALRAARDGVAEPLPPVPGWLPRLMDLDPARVLFAHDGAVWEPTSDEWRRA; encoded by the coding sequence GTGACAGAGCACGACGTGGCGGTACGCCGGCTCGACCTCGGCTACTTCGTCCGGTCGGCGGCGGAGGCGGGCGAGCCGCACCCCCGGGTCGAGCCGGCGTACGGCTACCTGGTCCGGCGCCCGGAGGGGTTGCTGCTCTTCGACACCGGCATCGGCGAGCTCGACCCGGAGACGGAGGCGCGCTACCGGCCGGTCCGCCGGCCGGTGCTCGCGGCCCTGGCCGCCGCCGGGATCGGCCTCGACGAGATTGCGCTGGTGGTCAACTGCCACCTGCACTTCGACCACTGTGGTGGCAACCCGGCCCTGGCCGGCCGGCGGATCGTGGTGCAGCGGGCCGAGCTGGCCGTGGCCCGACAGCCCGGTCACACCATCCCCGAACTGGTCGACTTCCCGGGTGCCCGCTACGAGGAGCTGGACGGCGAGGCCGAGATCTGGCCGGAGGTGTGGATCCTGCCCACCCCGGGGCACACCGTCGGGCACCAGTCGCTGGTGGTACGCCAACCGGACGGCACCCTCGTCCTCGCCGGGCAGGCGCACGACTTCGCCTTCCAGTTCGGCTCGGCCCAGCTCGCCCTGCGGGCGGCCCGGGACGGGGTGGCGGAACCGCTGCCGCCGGTGCCGGGGTGGCTGCCCCGGCTGATGGACCTCGACCCGGCCCGGGTGCTCTTCGCGCACGACGGCGCGGTCTGGGAACCGACCTCCGACGAGTGGCGGCGGGCGTGA